One genomic region from Nostoc sphaeroides encodes:
- a CDS encoding family 1 glycosylhydrolase: MTFVFNSSKDAMNNVLRENNSQLPLEVWAGVECTVNRVGDEYLDQLERNGHATRLDDLDLFAELGIKAIRYPVLWEKIAPNGLENADWSWADERLGRLRELGICPIVGLVHHGSGPRDTSLVDPEFPEKLAVFARAVADRYPWVTYYTPVNEPLTTARFSGMYGHWYPHGRDDLTFARALLGECRGVALAMKAIREVNPSAQLVQTEDLGKIYSTPKLEYQAEFENDRRWLSLDLLCGRINPTHSMWGYLKNCGISEAELETFLENTCPPDIIGINHYLTSERFLDEHTENYPVWTHGGNGRDKYADVEAVRVCAEGLAGPRTLLLEAWERYHLPLAVTEAHISCTREEQLRWLYEVWNAAKELQAEGVDIRAVTAWALLGSYDWNSLVTKSQGYYEPGVFDLRSRSVSRGESPHPRPTAIAKMVQDLANGHQLNHPLLETPGWWHRQQRLLYPTVSCHTKNPTISSNNPKSKIVRLSEAEVQNRSTERSRSPKLIRPLAIVGARGTLGKAFARLCEVRGISSHLLTRQEMDITDPASVDAMFTQLKPWAVVNAAGYVRVDDAEREPHLCLQVNAEGPAILAAACAEHNVALLTFSSDLVFDGAVSNPYVETDTVAPLNVYGCSKVLAEKLVLQAYPAALVIRTSAFFGPWDEYNFVTIALRQLSAGNNFIAAEDAIVSPTYVPDLVNVSLDLLIDGECGLWHLANKSAIAWADLARLAAKQAGVSVTNLISVPTEQLGLTAPRPTYSVLGSSRGEFMPSLDSAISRYLEERI; this comes from the coding sequence ATGACTTTTGTCTTTAACTCAAGTAAAGACGCGATGAATAACGTCTTGAGAGAGAATAATTCACAACTCCCCTTGGAAGTGTGGGCTGGTGTAGAGTGTACAGTTAATCGCGTGGGTGATGAATATTTAGACCAGCTGGAACGCAACGGTCATGCAACGCGCTTAGATGATTTAGATTTGTTTGCAGAACTAGGGATAAAAGCTATCCGTTACCCCGTATTGTGGGAAAAGATAGCACCTAATGGGCTAGAAAATGCCGATTGGTCTTGGGCTGATGAAAGACTGGGGCGCTTGCGCGAACTCGGCATCTGTCCGATTGTGGGATTAGTGCATCATGGTAGCGGCCCACGGGATACGAGTTTGGTAGACCCAGAATTTCCAGAGAAACTAGCTGTATTCGCCCGTGCAGTTGCCGATCGCTATCCTTGGGTGACATATTACACACCTGTAAACGAGCCACTGACAACGGCGCGATTCAGTGGAATGTATGGGCACTGGTATCCTCACGGGCGGGATGATTTAACTTTCGCCCGGGCTTTGTTGGGAGAGTGTCGCGGTGTAGCCTTGGCAATGAAGGCAATCCGGGAAGTTAACCCTAGCGCTCAACTAGTGCAAACCGAGGATTTAGGTAAGATTTACAGTACACCGAAATTAGAATATCAAGCAGAATTTGAGAACGATCGCCGTTGGTTGAGCCTTGATTTATTATGCGGTCGAATCAACCCAACTCATTCAATGTGGGGTTATTTAAAGAATTGTGGTATTAGTGAGGCTGAACTTGAGACATTTTTGGAAAATACTTGTCCCCCTGACATCATTGGGATTAACCATTATTTAACCAGCGAACGCTTTTTGGATGAGCATACAGAAAATTATCCAGTTTGGACGCATGGTGGTAATGGACGAGATAAGTATGCAGATGTAGAGGCGGTGCGAGTTTGTGCTGAGGGTTTGGCAGGCCCACGTACATTGCTACTAGAAGCATGGGAACGCTATCACCTGCCCCTTGCTGTCACCGAAGCTCATATTAGCTGCACCCGTGAGGAGCAGCTACGCTGGCTTTACGAGGTGTGGAATGCGGCGAAGGAATTACAAGCTGAAGGTGTAGATATCCGCGCTGTCACTGCTTGGGCGCTCCTTGGCAGCTACGATTGGAATAGTTTAGTTACAAAATCTCAGGGCTACTACGAGCCAGGAGTATTTGATTTGCGATCGCGCAGCGTCTCAAGAGGAGAATCGCCACATCCTCGACCAACAGCGATCGCTAAAATGGTGCAGGATCTAGCAAATGGGCATCAACTAAATCATCCGCTACTTGAAACCCCTGGCTGGTGGCATCGACAACAGCGCCTATTATACCCAACAGTCAGTTGTCATACAAAAAATCCCACAATCTCGTCGAATAATCCAAAATCCAAAATCGTTCGACTGAGCGAAGCCGAAGTCCAAAATCGTTCGACTGAGCGTAGCCGAAGTCCAAAATTGATACGTCCCTTGGCGATCGTTGGTGCTAGAGGAACTCTTGGAAAAGCTTTTGCTCGGTTGTGCGAAGTGCGCGGAATTTCATCTCACCTGCTGACGCGCCAAGAAATGGATATTACCGATCCTGCCTCTGTGGATGCAATGTTTACCCAGTTGAAGCCGTGGGCGGTTGTGAACGCTGCTGGATACGTGCGGGTAGACGATGCCGAACGTGAACCCCATCTTTGCCTGCAAGTGAACGCCGAAGGCCCAGCGATTCTAGCTGCTGCTTGCGCTGAACATAACGTAGCCCTATTAACTTTCTCCTCAGATTTGGTATTTGATGGTGCTGTATCCAATCCTTATGTCGAAACTGATACCGTTGCCCCTCTCAATGTATATGGGTGCAGTAAAGTTTTAGCAGAAAAGCTGGTATTGCAGGCTTATCCCGCAGCGCTGGTGATTCGCACCAGTGCATTTTTTGGCCCGTGGGATGAGTATAACTTTGTCACGATCGCTCTGCGTCAGCTTAGTGCTGGTAATAATTTCATTGCCGCAGAGGATGCAATTGTTTCACCTACTTATGTACCAGATTTGGTTAATGTTAGCCTAGATTTATTAATTGACGGCGAGTGTGGGCTGTGGCATTTGGCGAACAAGAGTGCGATCGCCTGGGCTGATTTAGCACGGTTAGCAGCTAAACAAGCTGGAGTCAGTGTCACCAATCTAATTTCTGTGCCCACAGAACAACTAGGTTTAACAGCTCCCCGCCCAACTTACAGCGTTCTTGGTAGCAGCCGAGGTGAATTTATGCCGTCCCTTGACAGTGCAATTTCTCGCTACCTGGAAGAAAGAATTTAG
- a CDS encoding chloride channel protein, protein MLPKKPPATNQTQRWTFAQLFGLVKRNPLMISRWVICWVVVGIAGGLFAALYWNVLELLTHQLQKVEGFSLLIVMPLAGLVIGLVIHFLGNPGEIAVIVDNIHFRGGRLDPRKNPSMILASLMSISAGGSAGPEAPLVQVTGSFGTWVADRLKLQGEDLRTMSLAAMAAGFTALFGAPLGGAMFALEILHHQHIVEYYEALMPAIVSSCASYLVFAAITHLGIAPTWHFPQYHLDKIDDFAIAIMFGIIGAVAGWIFIGIFRGCDYLFARIPGPIYVRTTLAGFGLGTLAVLLPLTRYFGHEELESVLTTSFGAVFLLTLAFGKMAAISITVTGGWRGGFIIPLFFTGACIGKAVAVLIPGINPALAMICTMAAVNAAVTRTPISTTLLLSKLTNLSPLTPILFASLIGFFLAPKVPLIAAQLKSQREATE, encoded by the coding sequence GTGTTACCAAAAAAGCCCCCCGCTACCAATCAAACTCAACGCTGGACATTTGCTCAACTTTTTGGACTGGTAAAACGTAATCCCTTGATGATTTCGCGGTGGGTGATCTGCTGGGTAGTTGTAGGCATTGCTGGTGGTCTATTTGCTGCGTTGTACTGGAATGTTTTAGAACTTTTAACTCACCAGTTGCAAAAAGTTGAAGGTTTTAGCCTCCTGATAGTGATGCCACTAGCTGGTTTAGTTATCGGGCTAGTGATTCATTTTTTAGGAAATCCCGGTGAAATCGCGGTGATTGTTGATAATATTCATTTTCGTGGCGGACGCCTAGATCCGCGTAAGAATCCCTCAATGATTCTTGCTTCTTTAATGAGCATATCGGCGGGCGGTAGTGCTGGCCCTGAAGCACCACTGGTACAGGTAACAGGTTCTTTTGGTACTTGGGTTGCCGATCGCCTAAAACTCCAGGGTGAAGACCTCAGAACCATGAGTTTAGCAGCGATGGCGGCTGGCTTCACTGCCTTGTTTGGCGCACCTCTTGGCGGTGCAATGTTCGCCTTGGAGATTTTACACCATCAGCATATTGTGGAATATTACGAAGCCTTGATGCCAGCTATTGTTTCGAGTTGCGCTAGTTATTTGGTATTTGCAGCAATCACACATCTAGGAATTGCGCCGACTTGGCATTTTCCCCAATACCATTTAGACAAGATTGATGATTTTGCGATCGCTATTATGTTCGGCATCATCGGGGCGGTGGCGGGATGGATTTTTATCGGCATTTTTCGCGGCTGCGATTACTTGTTTGCCCGAATTCCCGGCCCTATTTATGTACGCACAACATTAGCAGGGTTCGGGCTTGGCACTTTAGCAGTTTTATTACCCCTAACCCGTTATTTTGGACATGAAGAGTTAGAGTCAGTCCTCACTACTAGCTTTGGTGCTGTTTTTCTCTTAACTCTTGCTTTTGGTAAAATGGCTGCCATTAGCATTACGGTAACAGGTGGGTGGCGCGGTGGATTCATCATCCCCCTGTTTTTCACTGGTGCTTGTATTGGTAAAGCAGTAGCAGTTTTAATTCCGGGAATTAATCCGGCCCTTGCGATGATTTGTACAATGGCGGCTGTTAATGCAGCCGTAACGCGCACACCTATAAGTACGACTTTGCTCCTGTCAAAACTGACTAATTTGAGTCCTTTGACGCCAATCCTTTTTGCCAGTTTAATTGGATTTTTTCTTGCGCCCAAAGTTCCCTTGATTGCAGCTCAATTGAAGTCTCAAAGAGAAGCTACTGAATGA
- a CDS encoding SDR family NAD(P)-dependent oxidoreductase gives MSEQLKDQVAIVTGAGKGIGRAIALTFAREGANIIIADKSPQLASQTYQAIKAIGKKAIAVTTDVTQEESVVEMVRQALEVFGNIDILVSNAGIQRRYFVADLPREEFQAMLDVNLLGAFLTCQAVLPTFYTQQQGNIILIASDSGKRGYAYNSAYCASKFAVLGFMEALADEARSYRVRVNALCPAGVKTDMGKMLQEADGTSVNDTYFMEAEEVADVALFLASHQSRAIHGQAINVYGGVDYRLTR, from the coding sequence GTGTCAGAGCAACTTAAAGATCAAGTTGCCATTGTTACAGGTGCTGGAAAAGGTATTGGTCGGGCAATTGCCTTGACTTTTGCTCGTGAGGGAGCGAATATTATTATTGCTGATAAATCTCCACAGTTAGCCTCCCAAACCTACCAAGCCATCAAAGCAATTGGCAAAAAAGCGATCGCAGTAACAACTGATGTCACCCAAGAAGAATCAGTTGTAGAAATGGTCAGACAAGCACTGGAAGTCTTTGGTAATATTGACATTCTGGTGTCCAATGCTGGCATTCAGCGTCGGTATTTTGTTGCTGACTTGCCGCGTGAAGAATTTCAAGCAATGCTAGATGTTAATTTACTTGGCGCTTTCCTCACCTGCCAAGCAGTATTACCTACGTTCTACACTCAACAGCAAGGCAATATCATCCTGATAGCTTCCGATTCAGGTAAACGTGGTTATGCATATAACTCTGCATATTGTGCCAGCAAATTTGCCGTACTTGGTTTTATGGAAGCATTAGCTGATGAAGCACGTTCCTATCGAGTCCGGGTTAATGCGTTGTGTCCTGCTGGGGTGAAAACTGACATGGGTAAGATGCTACAAGAAGCAGATGGTACCTCAGTTAATGACACCTACTTTATGGAAGCTGAAGAAGTAGCAGATGTAGCATTATTTTTGGCTTCGCATCAATCGCGTGCCATTCATGGGCAAGCAATCAATGTTTACGGCGGGGTCGATTATCGTCTCACAAGATAA
- a CDS encoding FAD-dependent oxidoreductase, translated as MKKVIIVGAGPAGVLLAHYLSRRGTQYKIEIYEGRSDLQKVSLANSRTIPYGINERGLRALRKIEGLEAAVKATCVQNHGSIIYQKNKILENRSKSNYSFNTDRTSLLIALLSQLTKKSDNKVEIYYDCKCTSADFENKTITFEKVKETVPENQTEKFEVDYDLLIGADGARSIVRTNFLNTEFFEFQQEYASACYKTVFLLSNKEKTSKKLKPNYLHVWRIEEGITFGIVPQLDDKFIGILFFTKKTNKVVNLSTKEEVMTFFQQNLPEVAPLISEEEAEAFLKRPIGTQLRTRCDRYHYGDSVLILGDAAHAISSSLGQGCNNAFEDVLIFDSLLDEYSDEWAIAVEQFTIRRRPDAYALWEIDTNVIPASKTLFTEFLLRESLAKMMNKLFPQFFMPPLRELLSASTIPYSDIFKSYQGWILKVKNYNKKFLN; from the coding sequence GTGAAGAAAGTTATTATTGTTGGCGCTGGCCCTGCTGGAGTTTTACTGGCACATTATTTATCGCGTCGCGGCACTCAATATAAAATAGAAATCTACGAAGGCCGTAGTGACTTGCAAAAAGTTTCTTTGGCTAACTCTAGAACTATTCCTTATGGCATCAATGAAAGAGGACTAAGAGCTTTGAGGAAAATAGAGGGGTTAGAAGCCGCAGTTAAAGCGACTTGTGTACAAAATCATGGTAGTATAATATATCAAAAAAATAAAATATTAGAGAATCGGTCTAAAAGCAACTATTCATTTAACACTGACCGAACTAGTTTATTAATAGCTCTGTTATCACAATTAACTAAAAAATCCGATAACAAAGTTGAAATTTATTATGATTGCAAATGCACTAGTGCTGATTTTGAAAACAAAACTATAACCTTTGAGAAAGTTAAAGAAACAGTACCAGAAAATCAGACAGAAAAGTTTGAGGTTGATTATGACCTATTGATTGGTGCAGACGGAGCGCGTTCAATAGTGAGAACGAATTTTCTCAATACCGAGTTTTTTGAATTTCAGCAAGAGTATGCTTCTGCTTGCTACAAAACAGTTTTCTTATTAAGTAACAAAGAAAAAACAAGTAAAAAATTAAAACCAAACTACCTTCATGTATGGAGAATAGAAGAAGGTATTACTTTTGGAATAGTGCCTCAACTAGACGATAAGTTTATTGGGATTTTATTCTTTACAAAAAAGACAAATAAAGTAGTTAATTTATCTACTAAAGAAGAGGTAATGACATTCTTTCAGCAGAATTTGCCAGAGGTTGCGCCGCTAATTTCTGAAGAAGAAGCAGAAGCTTTCCTGAAAAGACCGATAGGAACACAATTAAGAACACGCTGCGATCGCTATCATTATGGTGACAGTGTGCTAATTCTTGGAGACGCTGCTCATGCTATTTCTTCGAGTCTTGGTCAAGGTTGTAATAATGCTTTTGAAGATGTGCTAATCTTTGATAGCCTTTTAGATGAGTATTCTGATGAATGGGCTATTGCTGTAGAGCAGTTTACTATCCGCCGGCGACCAGACGCATACGCCTTATGGGAAATCGACACAAATGTTATACCTGCATCTAAAACTTTATTTACTGAATTTCTCTTAAGAGAAAGTCTTGCAAAGATGATGAATAAACTATTTCCTCAGTTTTTTATGCCTCCTTTGCGAGAATTATTATCTGCTAGTACAATTCCCTACTCAGATATTTTTAAGTCCTATCAAGGTTGGATATTAAAAGTCAAAAATTATAATAAAAAGTTTTTGAATTAA
- a CDS encoding DUF748 domain-containing protein, with protein MTHSPNSENNQKPPNRRLWLLLLGRTSLAFGVVFLVGIAVGAWWARSYIYKDLAPLVQQNLEQLLGRPVKVGKVERFSLNSLRFSSLSIPATSTDPDQVVAKALDVQFSPLQLILTRKLALNVTLVQPNVYIQQDKDGRWVTAQVKAGEGKGAIQTELETLQIQDGNVELSPASGTTRPKGSVILNQFGGVARFFDQNQRIGYDINGQLARGGAVKISGETQIKAQQTNLKLQAQNLQASDISRLIELPIALQAGRIDADLGVQIPPKLSEIAVIGTATANQIVAKIPKIPQQVSNFNGRFLFQGQTVSLENLNTNFGKVPIVANGTINTQTGFNLSAQIKPVSAKNILDTLNVNSSLPASGEVQANIKVGGALQKPVVNGTLSNTKPIQVDRLLFTAVNTDFRLNVSQTASQIVVSNLKIVPAAGGQITGGGQANIGAKDNVIFNAQVDGVSGDILARNYGVALPIAVGNISAKAEVSGSLSKQPLNLDISSVQVTPPTGGRITASGQVQLAPQGQVALGIQAQGLPGNATRSRLRYFNSN; from the coding sequence ATGACGCACTCTCCAAATTCAGAAAATAACCAGAAACCACCTAATCGTCGTTTATGGCTCCTTCTCTTAGGACGTACCAGTTTGGCTTTCGGTGTCGTTTTCCTGGTTGGAATTGCAGTCGGTGCTTGGTGGGCTAGAAGCTATATATATAAAGATTTAGCGCCATTAGTACAGCAAAATCTCGAACAATTGCTTGGACGTCCAGTAAAAGTAGGTAAAGTTGAACGTTTTTCACTAAATAGTCTAAGATTTAGCTCTTTATCAATACCAGCAACTTCCACTGATCCAGATCAGGTAGTAGCAAAAGCCTTAGATGTACAGTTCTCGCCCTTACAACTCATCCTTACCCGAAAACTAGCATTAAATGTCACGTTAGTTCAACCCAATGTTTACATCCAACAGGATAAAGATGGTCGCTGGGTTACAGCCCAAGTCAAAGCTGGGGAAGGAAAAGGTGCTATTCAAACTGAGTTGGAGACACTTCAAATTCAAGATGGGAATGTAGAGTTATCGCCAGCTTCCGGGACAACTAGACCGAAAGGGTCAGTAATATTAAATCAATTTGGTGGTGTTGCCCGATTTTTTGATCAAAATCAACGAATTGGTTATGACATTAATGGTCAACTCGCTAGGGGAGGCGCGGTTAAAATCTCTGGTGAGACACAAATAAAAGCTCAACAAACTAACCTCAAGCTGCAAGCACAAAATTTACAAGCATCTGATATAAGTCGATTAATTGAGTTGCCAATTGCCTTACAAGCAGGGCGAATAGATGCTGACTTAGGGGTTCAAATTCCACCGAAACTGTCAGAAATAGCCGTTATAGGAACAGCTACAGCTAATCAAATCGTTGCTAAAATTCCCAAGATTCCTCAACAAGTTTCTAATTTTAATGGCAGATTTCTATTTCAAGGTCAGACAGTTTCTCTAGAAAATCTGAATACGAACTTTGGCAAAGTTCCTATTGTGGCTAATGGAACAATTAATACCCAAACAGGTTTTAATCTCTCTGCTCAAATAAAACCAGTTAGTGCGAAAAATATCTTAGACACGCTGAATGTAAATTCGTCACTCCCAGCTAGTGGCGAAGTTCAAGCAAATATTAAGGTAGGCGGCGCACTACAGAAACCAGTCGTTAACGGTACATTAAGCAATACAAAACCGATTCAAGTTGACCGCCTTCTCTTCACAGCCGTCAATACTGACTTCCGCTTGAATGTATCTCAAACTGCTTCTCAAATTGTTGTCTCCAATCTGAAAATAGTCCCCGCAGCAGGTGGTCAAATCACAGGAGGCGGTCAAGCTAATATCGGAGCCAAAGATAACGTAATCTTTAATGCTCAAGTTGATGGTGTATCCGGGGATATACTAGCGCGTAACTACGGCGTTGCTCTACCGATCGCAGTTGGCAATATTTCAGCAAAAGCAGAAGTTTCTGGTTCACTTAGTAAACAACCATTGAATCTTGATATTAGTAGTGTTCAAGTAACGCCGCCAACCGGGGGAAGAATTACCGCCAGTGGTCAAGTTCAACTAGCACCCCAAGGTCAAGTAGCTTTAGGTATTCAAGCTCAAGGTTTACCAGGAAATGCGACTCGCTCAAGGTTACGGTATTTCAACTCCAATTAA